CGCAGTCCGAGGTTTCCATCAGTCACGACGGTGGTGATTTCGCGGCCTCAACGAAACCGGAGCAGGTGGTGGTGGTGGGCCACCCCACGCTGCACCGCGAGGTCATGGCCCTGCTTGCGGATCCGGACATCGAGGTCATCGGGTTGAGCAGAAGCGAGATCTTCACGGGGCAGCCCGCGCGACGTGGCTCCCGCGTCAACGTGACGGGGCAACCGACGGACAGGTGGTTGAAGATCTGCGAGGCCGCCGGCGAGGTCGCCGCGGACACCGTCCGCGACGCGCTGGCGGAAGAGGAGTTCGGTTTCACCGGTTTGCACGTCGCGGCAGCCGTGGCCGACACCCTGGCGGTGGGGGATACCCTCGTGCTCGGGTCGTCAAACCCGGTGCGCGACGCCAGCTTCGTCGGCCTCCCGTTCGACGGTGTGAGTACGTTCAGCGCGCGCGGTGCAGCTGGCATCGACGGTACGGTGTCGCAGGCGGTGGGCGTGGCCCTTGCCACGCAAGAGTTGCACCCCGAGGAGCTCAGCGCACCGCGCACGGTGGCGTTGCTGGGTGATCTCACGTTCCTCCACGACGTCAACGGCCTGCTCATCGGGCCTGACGAGCAGCGGCCGAGCAACCTCACCATCGTCGTGGCGAACGACGATGGGGGCGGGATTTTCGAGACACTTGAGGTGGGCGCGCCCTCGCTGCGGGGAGGGTTCGAGAGGGCGTTTGGGACCCCGCACGGGGTGAGCGTCGAGAAGCTGGCTCAGGCGTACGGTGCGCAATACCGCCGCGCCGAAACCGTGCCCGAGCTCCTTGCCCTGCTTGACGACGCCTCCGGGCCCCTCACCGTGATCGAAGCCGTGACCACGCGCGCAACGCGCCGCGCCCTGGGAGAAAGGTTGCGCCGGTGATTCGCCGTCGGCTCCTGCAGCTAGTGCTAGCTCTCTACGCCTGCGCGATGCTTGCAGTGGTTGCCATGGTCGCGGGGCCCGCGATCAACGACGCGCGCATTCACGCCGACCCAGGGCGGGGTCTGGCCACGGTGACCGGCACAACGTGGTTGCGCACCGACGCGGACTACCAAGATGAGGACGGGCTCTTTCACTCGCCCGGAAGCGGGCTGCTCTACCCGACGGGCCTGGGTGAGGGCCAGCGCGTGTGGGTGACGTACGCGAAGTCAGACCCGGAGTTAGTCAAGGTGGAGGGGCGCAGCTGGTGGCTGGCCGTCGGGCCGGCGTTGTCCGTCGCGGCGGTGTCCACCGCTGTGGCCGCGGCGGCGTGGTTCGCCATCAGGCGCTGGGCAGTAGATAAAGTTACCGTGGCGTAATA
The nucleotide sequence above comes from Corynebacterium capitovis DSM 44611. Encoded proteins:
- the menD gene encoding 2-succinyl-5-enolpyruvyl-6-hydroxy-3-cyclohexene-1-carboxylic-acid synthase gives rise to the protein MGAPDLAAHVAEALAKHVTDVVLSPGSRNAPLAYALLARGDIRVHVRIDERSAAFTALGMARVQRKHVAVVMTSGTAVANALPAMVEAYMSHTPLAVVSADRPERLVGTGASQTIWQQGIFGRYAHTQQVASVEDSVSFDADHVHINVALDVPLVPPELPVKTGRARRVGPGQLGRQVGQLDHGVVDLDITKDTLVIAGDEAWDVPGLEYVPTIAEPTAPTPFHQVHPLAARFFAQSEVSISHDGGDFAASTKPEQVVVVGHPTLHREVMALLADPDIEVIGLSRSEIFTGQPARRGSRVNVTGQPTDRWLKICEAAGEVAADTVRDALAEEEFGFTGLHVAAAVADTLAVGDTLVLGSSNPVRDASFVGLPFDGVSTFSARGAAGIDGTVSQAVGVALATQELHPEELSAPRTVALLGDLTFLHDVNGLLIGPDEQRPSNLTIVVANDDGGGIFETLEVGAPSLRGGFERAFGTPHGVSVEKLAQAYGAQYRRAETVPELLALLDDASGPLTVIEAVTTRATRRALGERLRR
- a CDS encoding DUF3592 domain-containing protein → MIRRRLLQLVLALYACAMLAVVAMVAGPAINDARIHADPGRGLATVTGTTWLRTDADYQDEDGLFHSPGSGLLYPTGLGEGQRVWVTYAKSDPELVKVEGRSWWLAVGPALSVAAVSTAVAAAAWFAIRRWAVDKVTVA